From a single Brassica napus cultivar Da-Ae chromosome C9, Da-Ae, whole genome shotgun sequence genomic region:
- the LOC106441740 gene encoding probable truncated L-gulonolactone oxidase 7, mitochondrial — translation STACFLFTGYPVIGRQNRMMSSGARLDSHQDVLITACPWDPRIKGEFFHQTTLSVPLRHVKEFINNIKELVKIEPKFLCILEDSNGILMRYVTSSPAFLGKEEKALHFDLTYYRSKDDPLVPRLYEDFIEEIELMAVFKYNALPHWGKNRNIAFNDVIKKYKNAIAFLKVKERFDPLGLFSREWTDQILGLKGSVTIVKEGCELEGLCIFSEDSQFLTVLRGYMCRPGKVYREARVCTRV, via the coding sequence TCCACCGCATGCTTTTTATTTACAGGCTACCCGGTTATTGGAAGACAAAACCGTATGATGTCGTCCGGTGCGCGTTTAGACAGCCATCAAGATGTATTGATCACGGCTTGTCCGTGGGATCCACGCATAAAAGGGGAGTTTTTTCACCAAACAACATTAAGTGTTCCACTCAGACATGTCAAAGAATTCATCAACAACATCAAAGAACTTGTGAAAATCGAACCAAAATTTCTCTGTATCCTTGAAGACAGCAACGGTATTCTAATGCGTTATGTTACATCCTCTCCTGCGTTTCTTGGAAAAGAGGAGAAAGCTTTACACTTTGACCTAACTTACTACCGAAGCAAAGATGATCCTTTGGTACCGCGTCTCTACGAGGATTTCATTGAAGAAATCGAGCTAATGGCGGTATTTAAATACAACGCATTGCCACATTGGGGGAAGAATAGAAACATAGCGTTTAATGACGTgattaaaaagtacaagaatGCAATCGCTTTTTTGAAAGTAAAAGAGAGATTCGATCCTTTAGGGTTGTTTTCTAGAGAATGGACGGATCAGATTCTAGGTTTGAAAGGTAGCGTCACGATTGTGAAAGAAGGATGTGAATTGGAGGGACTATGTATTTTTTCGGAGGATTCTCAATTTCTCACTGTGCTCCGAGGTTATATGTGTCGGCCAGGTAAAGTCTATAGAGAGGCTAGAGTTTGTACTCGTGTCTAA